A DNA window from Helianthus annuus cultivar XRQ/B chromosome 15, HanXRQr2.0-SUNRISE, whole genome shotgun sequence contains the following coding sequences:
- the LOC118487506 gene encoding phosphoglycerate mutase-like protein, whose product CVVEHFYVRHAQGVHNVVGEKDLSAYMCEELFDAHLTPLGWKQVDNLRKHVHASGLFKNIELVVVSPLRRTMQTAVGAFGGEASTDGVNMPPLMAESTGSSNRPAISSLNCPPFIAMELCRESMGVDHYYRRRSISEYKPMFPAIDFSLIETSTCLNLYKLL is encoded by the exons TGCGTGGTTGAACATTTTTAC GTGAGGCATGCCCAAGGAGTTCACAATGTAGTAGGAGAGAAGGACTTGAGTGCATATATGTGCGAGGAACTCTTTGATGCACATCTTACTCCTCTTGGTTGGAAACAG GTAGATAATCTCCGGAAGCATGTTCATGCGTCTGGACTTTTCAAAAATATCGAATTGGTGGTAGTTTCACCTTTACGTAG GACTATGCAAACAGCAGTTGGTGCTTTTGGAGGTGAAGCTTCCACTGATGGGGTTAATATGCCTCCACTAATGGCAGAAAGTACTGGCAGTAGTAATCGTCCTGCAATTTCAAGCCTAAATTGTCCTCCGTTCATTGCTATGGAGCTTTGTCGAGAGAGTATG GGTGTTGATCATTACTATAGGAGGAGAAGTATAAGTGAATACAAACCCATGTTCCCAGCAATTGATTTTTCATTG ATAGAAACTTCTACATGTTTAAACTTATATAAGCTATTATGA